In Paenibacillus sp. FSL M7-0420, a single genomic region encodes these proteins:
- a CDS encoding beta-glucoside-specific PTS transporter subunit IIABC has product MKYEALAKDIIKHVGGKENINGLSHCVTRLRFKLKNEAVANTDVLKNMDGIVTVIQSGGQYQVVIGNHVSEVYAQVMTAGGLQEGGSETASGEKMGLFNSFIDMISGVFSPTLGVLAATGMIKGFTALFLTVGLLTKESGTYQILNALGDCLFYFFPIFLGYTSAKKFGSNIFIGMAIGATLVYPSFGTITAAGEPLYTLFSGTIFESPVYITFLGIPVILMSYTSSVIPIIISTYIGSKLEAFFRKVTPSVVRTFLVPFFTLLVTVPLALIAIGPVSTWAGQLLGQGTLFLYNLSPVIEGLLVGAFWQVFVIFGLHWGLVPIALNNMAVLKSDPILAASFGASFAQTGAVLAIMLRTKNAKLKSLSIPAIISGIFGVTEPAIYGITLPRKKPFILSCVAAAVGGGIVGLMGTKGYILGGLGIFGIPSYISPDGMDKGFYGAIAAIVISFILGFILVFFSGFKDEEAAESKSGGTARSVLVKQETVGSPLKGQIRALSELTDEAFSTGAMGKGIAIEPLEGKVYSPVDGVLTTLFASGHAIGITSDNGVDILIHVGKDTVKLKGKHFTPRAKQGDTVTKGQLLMEFDVAAIREAGYTLTTPVIISNSGEYLDVIETDQKSIDYRENLLTVMI; this is encoded by the coding sequence ATGAAATATGAGGCACTAGCCAAGGATATTATCAAGCATGTCGGCGGCAAGGAGAATATCAACGGACTCAGCCACTGCGTGACCCGTCTGCGCTTCAAGCTGAAGAATGAGGCGGTGGCGAATACAGATGTGCTGAAAAACATGGATGGAATTGTAACGGTCATTCAGAGCGGCGGCCAGTATCAGGTCGTGATCGGCAATCATGTGTCCGAGGTCTATGCCCAGGTGATGACAGCGGGCGGATTGCAGGAAGGCGGATCAGAGACAGCCTCCGGCGAGAAAATGGGTCTGTTCAACAGCTTCATCGACATGATCTCCGGCGTATTCTCGCCGACCCTTGGCGTACTGGCTGCGACCGGGATGATCAAGGGCTTCACCGCCCTGTTTCTAACTGTGGGACTCCTTACCAAGGAGTCGGGGACCTACCAGATTCTGAATGCGCTCGGGGATTGCCTGTTCTATTTCTTCCCGATCTTCCTGGGGTATACCTCGGCTAAGAAATTCGGATCCAACATCTTTATCGGGATGGCGATAGGCGCTACGCTGGTGTACCCGTCCTTCGGCACGATCACGGCGGCGGGCGAACCGCTGTACACGCTTTTTAGCGGAACGATCTTTGAATCGCCTGTGTACATTACCTTCCTGGGGATTCCGGTCATCCTGATGTCCTATACCTCCAGCGTTATTCCGATCATCATCTCGACTTATATTGGCTCCAAGCTGGAAGCCTTCTTCCGAAAAGTAACGCCGAGCGTGGTACGTACCTTCCTCGTCCCGTTCTTCACCCTGCTGGTCACCGTTCCGCTGGCGCTGATTGCCATCGGACCGGTCTCCACCTGGGCCGGACAGCTGCTGGGGCAGGGAACCTTGTTCCTCTACAACCTCAGTCCGGTTATTGAGGGGCTGCTGGTAGGCGCGTTCTGGCAGGTCTTCGTCATCTTCGGGCTGCACTGGGGTCTGGTGCCGATTGCCCTCAATAACATGGCTGTACTGAAATCCGATCCGATTCTGGCGGCTTCCTTCGGCGCTTCGTTTGCCCAGACCGGTGCTGTGCTGGCGATTATGCTGCGGACCAAGAATGCCAAGCTGAAGTCATTGTCGATTCCGGCCATTATCTCAGGCATCTTCGGAGTTACGGAGCCTGCCATTTACGGTATTACGCTCCCTCGCAAGAAGCCGTTCATCTTAAGCTGTGTCGCGGCGGCGGTCGGCGGCGGTATCGTCGGTCTGATGGGCACCAAAGGCTATATTCTCGGCGGTCTGGGGATCTTCGGTATCCCAAGCTACATTAGTCCGGACGGGATGGATAAAGGCTTCTACGGCGCGATTGCCGCCATTGTAATCAGCTTCATTCTCGGGTTCATTCTTGTCTTCTTCTCCGGGTTCAAGGATGAGGAAGCGGCGGAGAGCAAGAGCGGCGGGACTGCCCGGAGCGTTTTGGTGAAGCAGGAGACGGTGGGAAGTCCGCTGAAGGGCCAGATCAGAGCCTTGTCGGAGCTGACGGACGAAGCTTTTTCTACAGGCGCAATGGGCAAAGGGATAGCGATTGAACCGCTGGAAGGCAAGGTGTACTCTCCCGTTGACGGGGTACTTACCACCTTATTCGCCTCCGGCCATGCGATCGGCATTACCAGTGATAACGGGGTCGATATTCTGATTCATGTCGGGAAGGACACGGTCAAATTGAAGGGCAAACACTTCACCCCCCGGGCCAAGCAAGGCGATACCGTCACCAAAGGCCAGCTGCTCATGGAGTTCGACGTTGCCGCGATCAGAGAGGCGGGCTATACGCTGACCACGCCTGTGATCATCTCCAATTCCGGCGAGTATCTCGATGTCATTGAGACGGACCAGAAGAGCATCGATTACCGCGAGAATCTGCTGACCGTCATGATCTAA
- a CDS encoding 6-phospho-beta-glucosidase has product MNNNVNVSVNNRSFPANFLWGGATAANQLEGGFDAGGKGLSTADVMTAGTHTVSRRITPVLEAGANYPSHEAVDFYQRYEEDIALFAEMGFKVFRMSIAWSRIFPNGDDAVPNEEGLKFYDRVFAELHKHGIEPLVTISHYEAPYHLAEAYNGWADRRTIDFYVRYCEVIFNRYKHSVKYWLTFNEINILTMPFGTFMAGAMKPEGNAELTASAQTDNEQLRYQALHHQFIASARAVKLGHEIHKDFQIGCMIAYMCSYPLTCNPEDVLLAQQKDNLSNFLCSDVQVRGAYPGFALRYFREKQIELQMEAGDGQILKEGCVDFYTFSYYSSTCVSAAPDQESVGGNMSLGLKNPYLQASAWEWQIDPQGLRWSLNNIYNRYGLPMMVVENGLGAVDTVEADGSIKDNYRIDYLREHVRAMGEALADGVDLIGYTSWGCIDLVSAGTGEMKKRYGFIYVDKDNEGKGTLDRSRKDSFFWYQRVIASNGAELE; this is encoded by the coding sequence ATGAATAACAACGTGAATGTAAGTGTGAACAACAGAAGTTTTCCGGCAAATTTCCTGTGGGGCGGGGCAACGGCTGCGAATCAGCTCGAAGGCGGGTTCGATGCGGGTGGCAAGGGGTTAAGCACAGCAGATGTCATGACCGCGGGAACGCATACGGTCTCCCGGAGAATTACTCCGGTGCTGGAAGCCGGGGCTAATTATCCGAGTCATGAAGCGGTTGATTTCTATCAGCGGTACGAGGAGGATATCGCGCTGTTCGCCGAGATGGGCTTCAAGGTGTTCCGCATGTCCATCGCCTGGTCACGGATCTTCCCGAACGGGGATGATGCCGTGCCGAACGAAGAAGGGCTGAAGTTCTATGATCGGGTGTTTGCCGAACTCCACAAGCACGGGATCGAACCGCTGGTGACGATCTCCCATTATGAAGCACCTTACCATCTGGCTGAAGCCTATAACGGGTGGGCGGACCGCAGAACGATCGATTTCTACGTCCGCTACTGTGAGGTGATCTTTAACCGCTACAAGCACAGCGTGAAGTATTGGCTGACCTTCAATGAGATCAACATTCTTACCATGCCCTTCGGGACATTCATGGCCGGGGCGATGAAGCCGGAGGGAAATGCCGAGCTGACGGCATCCGCGCAAACTGACAATGAGCAGCTAAGATACCAGGCGCTTCATCACCAGTTCATCGCCAGTGCCAGAGCCGTGAAGCTGGGACATGAGATTCATAAGGATTTTCAGATCGGCTGTATGATTGCCTACATGTGCTCTTACCCGCTGACCTGTAATCCCGAGGATGTGCTGCTGGCCCAGCAAAAGGATAATCTGAGTAATTTCCTCTGCTCCGATGTTCAGGTGAGAGGTGCTTATCCGGGCTTCGCGCTGCGTTACTTCCGGGAGAAGCAGATTGAGCTGCAGATGGAGGCAGGTGACGGGCAGATTCTTAAGGAAGGCTGTGTGGACTTCTACACCTTCAGCTACTATTCGTCCACCTGCGTGAGTGCAGCCCCGGATCAGGAGTCGGTTGGCGGCAATATGTCGCTGGGTTTGAAGAACCCGTATTTGCAGGCAAGCGCGTGGGAATGGCAGATTGACCCGCAAGGCCTGCGGTGGTCCCTGAATAATATCTACAACCGTTACGGACTGCCGATGATGGTGGTGGAGAACGGGCTTGGCGCAGTAGATACCGTAGAAGCAGACGGTTCAATCAAGGATAATTACCGGATCGACTATCTGCGGGAGCATGTCCGGGCGATGGGGGAGGCGCTGGCTGACGGCGTGGATTTGATCGGATACACCTCTTGGGGCTGCATCGATCTGGTCAGTGCAGGCACCGGAGAAATGAAGAAGCGATACGGCTTCATCTATGTGGATAAGGATAACGAAGGCAAGGGTACTCTGGACCGGTCCCGCAAAGACAGCTTTTTCTGGTATCAACGGGTAATCGCCAGTAACGGAGCTGAGCTGGAGTAA
- a CDS encoding class I SAM-dependent methyltransferase, translating to MKKEVGHNFLAKLGKKRLRPGGVAATNWLIRHAKLNKDSRVLEVACNMCTTSIQLAREYKCQITGIDMDPRALAKAEQNIRDAKLEGYINVRQANAMKLPFEDNSFDVVINEAMLTMLNQAAKQKAVAEYFRVLKPGGVLLTHDITFAKENMAEELAELRKTIHVNVEPLPVADWEGLFNKTGFKRVEHVTGTMSLMSIKGMIRDEGVAGTLRIFKNALKKENRAQFKKMYTFFNTTGKDLNYIAVCSSKND from the coding sequence TTGAAAAAGGAAGTCGGTCATAATTTCCTCGCCAAGCTCGGTAAAAAGCGGCTGCGGCCCGGCGGTGTCGCTGCTACGAACTGGTTGATCCGGCATGCGAAGCTAAATAAGGACAGCCGGGTACTGGAAGTAGCCTGCAACATGTGCACCACCTCTATCCAGCTTGCGCGGGAGTACAAATGCCAAATTACTGGAATCGATATGGACCCCAGGGCGCTTGCGAAGGCAGAGCAGAACATCAGAGATGCGAAGCTGGAGGGGTACATTAACGTTAGACAAGCGAATGCGATGAAGCTCCCTTTTGAAGATAACAGCTTCGATGTCGTCATTAATGAAGCCATGCTGACGATGCTGAACCAGGCGGCGAAGCAAAAAGCGGTAGCCGAATACTTCCGTGTCCTGAAGCCGGGCGGTGTGCTGCTTACGCATGACATCACTTTTGCAAAGGAGAATATGGCGGAGGAGCTGGCAGAGCTGCGGAAAACCATTCATGTGAACGTAGAACCGCTGCCTGTAGCAGACTGGGAAGGCCTGTTCAACAAGACCGGCTTCAAACGGGTTGAGCATGTAACCGGAACGATGTCGCTGATGAGCATTAAGGGGATGATCCGGGATGAAGGGGTGGCCGGTACGCTGCGTATTTTCAAGAATGCTCTCAAAAAGGAGAACCGCGCGCAGTTTAAGAAAATGTATACCTTCTTCAACACCACAGGCAAGGACCTGAATTATATCGCAGTATGCAGCAGCAAAAATGATTAA
- a CDS encoding cupin domain-containing protein: MEQEQEQFIKRLPQAEVMDLRKIITVEQEQVSSLTLVQRSSLAMTLISVDTGSSIGGHSSPGDAMVNILSGEARITIDDKPYTVRAGETLILPANIPHALYATEAFQMLLIVVKPEMKGLRHVEKGSRS, translated from the coding sequence ATGGAACAAGAACAAGAGCAATTTATTAAAAGACTCCCGCAAGCGGAAGTCATGGATCTGCGCAAAATCATTACTGTAGAGCAGGAGCAGGTATCCAGCCTGACCCTGGTTCAGCGCTCAAGCCTTGCCATGACACTGATCTCTGTAGATACAGGTTCATCGATTGGCGGACATTCCTCTCCCGGCGATGCCATGGTCAATATTCTGTCAGGCGAAGCACGGATTACGATTGACGACAAGCCTTATACAGTACGGGCAGGGGAGACCCTTATTTTACCCGCCAATATTCCCCACGCGTTGTATGCAACAGAAGCCTTCCAAATGCTGTTGATCGTAGTGAAGCCGGAGATGAAAGGATTGAGACATGTTGAAAAAGGAAGTCGGTCATAA
- a CDS encoding cupin domain-containing protein, which yields MSEIKEGTVVHFSHMISIRPYQISSRTLHFPEGAATTAEAQDWVLYGMDTGESISSETSPRSKIIHVLEGELHMLVADQSCALTAGAAVIVQAGTWHEFNAQSSCKFLQISI from the coding sequence ATGAGTGAAATCAAGGAAGGAACGGTCGTTCATTTCAGTCACATGATCAGTATCCGGCCCTATCAGATTTCCAGCAGAACACTTCACTTCCCTGAAGGTGCTGCCACCACTGCGGAAGCCCAGGACTGGGTGCTGTACGGCATGGACACCGGCGAATCCATCAGCTCGGAGACCTCGCCCAGATCCAAGATCATCCACGTTCTGGAGGGTGAGCTTCACATGCTTGTCGCTGACCAGTCCTGTGCATTAACCGCCGGGGCAGCAGTCATCGTGCAGGCCGGCACCTGGCATGAGTTCAATGCACAGAGCAGCTGCAAATTCCTGCAAATCAGCATTTAA
- a CDS encoding Crp/Fnr family transcriptional regulator has translation MQQYMNKIQNTVLFKGFRGSEVQQALGCLQGSIKDFGRKDFIFRQEEYLEAAGIILEGNVLLCKENSSGTRFIFSELADGEIIGETALRQEQEPSGYEAIAGSACRILFIRMNNIIRPGHTTCHLRGRIIENMLALLLENNRSMYQKLDLVSHKSLRERIIHYLSIQARKNNSPAFEIPFSRSDLADYLTVDRSALSRELQRMAQDGLIRFTRNQFELLTVDYELRW, from the coding sequence TTGCAGCAATATATGAACAAAATTCAAAATACAGTCCTGTTCAAAGGATTCCGGGGCAGCGAGGTGCAGCAGGCGCTCGGTTGTCTGCAGGGGTCGATTAAGGATTTCGGCAGGAAGGATTTCATATTCAGGCAGGAGGAGTACCTGGAGGCGGCGGGCATCATTCTGGAGGGGAATGTCCTGCTCTGCAAGGAGAACAGCTCCGGCACGCGCTTCATCTTCTCAGAGCTTGCGGACGGGGAGATTATCGGGGAGACAGCGCTTCGTCAGGAGCAGGAGCCCAGCGGCTATGAGGCGATAGCCGGGTCGGCATGCCGGATTCTGTTCATCCGAATGAACAACATCATCCGTCCGGGGCACACGACCTGCCATCTTCGCGGCCGGATTATTGAGAATATGCTGGCACTGCTGCTGGAGAATAACCGCTCGATGTATCAGAAGCTTGACCTGGTCTCCCACAAATCGCTACGGGAGCGGATCATTCACTACCTGAGCATTCAGGCCCGCAAAAACAATTCGCCCGCCTTCGAGATCCCGTTCAGCAGAAGTGACCTGGCGGATTATCTGACGGTGGACAGAAGCGCCTTATCCCGGGAGCTGCAGCGGATGGCGCAGGACGGGCTGATCCGGTTCACGCGGAATCAGTTTGAGCTGCTTACGGTAGACTATGAGCTAAGGTGGTGA
- a CDS encoding heme biosynthesis protein HemY: protein MKVKINRNAAKVLKDMLNSPEAEGKKIRVVITQNHGDHGHYDVALDTPTEHDEVVATDKDIEILLDTREPLLDGVWIQYFYVPQEGFFITNPSTGFLEK from the coding sequence ATGAAAGTAAAAATTAACCGCAATGCAGCTAAGGTTCTAAAAGATATGTTGAACAGCCCGGAAGCGGAAGGCAAGAAAATCCGCGTGGTCATCACCCAGAATCACGGAGATCACGGACACTATGATGTAGCGCTGGATACACCTACTGAGCACGATGAAGTGGTCGCTACAGATAAGGATATCGAGATTCTGCTGGATACGCGCGAACCGCTGCTAGACGGCGTCTGGATTCAGTATTTCTATGTTCCGCAGGAAGGCTTCTTCATCACCAATCCGTCTACCGGATTCCTGGAGAAATAA
- a CDS encoding ABC transporter substrate-binding protein, which produces MNKKKAMTLMSSILMVSLLSACGGSNGNAGSEPKASAAATEATGTNAQPAKDAGAVDTSQPVTLKMIFVGPKPVDYDQVFGEINKKLKEKINATLEAEFLDWSDWAQKYPLKLAANEDFDLIYAANWAGYNDQALKGGFLELTNELLEKYAPMTWKAMPEVAWGQAKVNGKLYMVPQNRGETVEKLILYREDLRKKYNLPEINSPEAYANYLKTISGKEKGVTPFVPETGDWKLHNLDRILLKQQNEWNLFDLDLPMGFKLDDPAGKVFNLYETPEFKELVYYYKDLAENNAWSKSALNSKLDHQQEFKAGKAASITHNLGTLGALMTDMREKNSPYELALADINPDKKKSVAVSTQNGVAIHSTSKQPERALMMIDLLQNDKELHDLIMNGITAVHYNPVGEDKFTNAEKNANYTGFSNWGFNSPLNRDNASFPDEANALTDKWEKEVYHYPLETFVFDNSKVKTEVANVGNVMLQYGIPLEYGTVKDVDAGLAKLQQQVKAAGIDTIIAEVQRQIDEFLANSGQ; this is translated from the coding sequence GTGAATAAGAAAAAAGCAATGACACTGATGTCCAGTATCCTGATGGTCTCTCTGCTTAGCGCGTGCGGAGGCAGTAACGGCAATGCCGGCTCGGAGCCGAAGGCCTCAGCCGCAGCAACGGAAGCTACAGGAACGAATGCCCAGCCAGCCAAGGACGCCGGTGCAGTGGATACATCCCAGCCTGTAACCCTGAAGATGATCTTCGTAGGTCCGAAGCCGGTTGATTACGATCAGGTATTCGGGGAGATCAATAAGAAGCTCAAGGAGAAAATCAACGCCACACTGGAAGCCGAATTCCTGGACTGGTCCGACTGGGCGCAGAAATATCCGCTTAAGCTGGCGGCTAACGAGGACTTCGATCTGATCTATGCCGCCAACTGGGCAGGCTATAACGACCAGGCACTCAAGGGAGGGTTCCTGGAGCTGACGAACGAGCTGCTGGAGAAATATGCTCCGATGACCTGGAAGGCGATGCCTGAGGTAGCCTGGGGTCAGGCGAAGGTGAACGGCAAGCTGTATATGGTGCCTCAGAACCGCGGCGAAACCGTGGAGAAGCTGATTCTGTACCGCGAAGACCTGCGCAAAAAATATAATCTGCCGGAGATCAACAGCCCGGAGGCGTACGCCAACTATCTCAAGACTATATCCGGAAAAGAGAAGGGAGTTACTCCATTCGTACCGGAGACTGGCGACTGGAAGCTGCATAATCTGGACCGGATTCTGCTCAAGCAGCAGAACGAATGGAATCTGTTCGACCTCGATCTGCCGATGGGCTTCAAGCTGGATGATCCGGCCGGTAAAGTGTTCAACTTATATGAGACTCCTGAATTCAAGGAGCTTGTCTACTATTATAAAGATCTGGCCGAGAATAACGCCTGGTCGAAGAGCGCACTGAACAGCAAGCTGGATCATCAGCAGGAATTCAAGGCCGGCAAGGCAGCCTCCATCACCCACAATCTGGGTACGCTTGGCGCCTTGATGACCGATATGCGGGAGAAGAACTCTCCGTATGAGCTGGCTCTAGCCGATATCAATCCGGATAAGAAAAAATCGGTGGCCGTCTCTACGCAGAACGGCGTAGCGATTCACTCCACCTCCAAGCAGCCGGAACGTGCGCTGATGATGATCGATCTGCTCCAGAACGATAAGGAACTGCATGATCTGATCATGAACGGCATCACGGCTGTACACTATAATCCGGTCGGCGAAGATAAATTCACGAACGCCGAGAAGAATGCCAACTACACCGGCTTCTCGAACTGGGGCTTCAACTCCCCGCTGAACCGGGATAATGCCTCCTTCCCAGATGAAGCGAACGCCCTGACTGACAAATGGGAGAAGGAGGTCTATCACTATCCGCTGGAGACCTTCGTCTTCGACAACAGCAAGGTGAAGACAGAGGTGGCCAATGTCGGCAATGTGATGCTGCAATACGGCATTCCGCTGGAATACGGAACGGTGAAGGATGTAGACGCGGGTCTGGCCAAGCTCCAGCAGCAGGTTAAGGCCGCCGGTATCGATACCATCATCGCAGAGGTGCAGCGTCAGATTGATGAATTCCTGGCGAACTCAGGCCAATAA
- a CDS encoding FAD-binding oxidoreductase, which produces MNSATKLTGRVIYKGDPGYEAARKNWDPHTDRFPKVFVFAKKTQDVVNAIKWANERGIPIRPRGGRHALEVNLSQVNGGIVIDVSEMNSIKLSRTTGTAVVGAGNTVGRIAHTLARKGYMSPYGDSPTVGIGGITLGGGIGPLQRTLGLVSDNLVELEMVDAKGRIIIANKKRNADLLWASRGGGGGNFGVYTRYKFKVRPAPATATVFRITWPWGQFEKVLKTWQRWAPAVNTRLGSELSIGPKKGGNVSMLGLFLGSKAEAVRLLKPITSVGTPTVQTIRSLPYPQVVSFMLAPDPVQTQRVSNQFSSGFGRKPFPDQAFKPMREFLEKVEGKDAGFFFLNWGGAVSRKSPKSTAFYWRKAKFYVEWNSSWVKKSDAAKNIFYVRNTRRKLQPFIVGSYINVPDQGIKPSGPVYYGTNYARLRRVKAKYDPGNVFNNPQSIPPARTTS; this is translated from the coding sequence GTGAACTCAGCAACGAAGCTTACCGGACGCGTCATCTACAAAGGTGATCCGGGTTATGAGGCCGCGCGCAAAAATTGGGACCCGCATACCGACCGATTCCCCAAAGTATTCGTGTTCGCCAAGAAGACCCAGGATGTAGTGAATGCTATCAAATGGGCCAACGAACGTGGGATTCCCATCCGTCCCAGAGGCGGCAGACATGCGCTGGAGGTCAATCTGTCCCAGGTGAACGGCGGCATCGTCATTGATGTCAGTGAAATGAACAGCATTAAGCTAAGCCGCACAACCGGGACAGCCGTCGTCGGAGCCGGAAATACGGTCGGGAGAATCGCCCATACGCTGGCCCGGAAAGGGTATATGTCACCTTATGGGGACAGTCCTACCGTTGGAATCGGGGGCATTACACTAGGCGGCGGCATCGGCCCGCTTCAGCGTACTCTGGGGCTGGTCAGCGATAATCTGGTGGAGCTTGAAATGGTCGATGCCAAGGGCAGAATCATTATTGCAAATAAGAAAAGGAATGCCGATCTGCTCTGGGCTTCCCGTGGCGGCGGCGGAGGCAACTTCGGCGTGTACACCCGTTACAAATTCAAAGTACGCCCGGCTCCTGCCACAGCAACGGTATTCCGCATCACCTGGCCCTGGGGCCAGTTCGAGAAGGTCCTTAAGACCTGGCAGCGCTGGGCTCCCGCAGTGAATACGAGACTGGGCAGCGAATTATCCATCGGTCCCAAAAAGGGTGGAAATGTCAGCATGCTGGGACTGTTCCTCGGATCTAAGGCTGAGGCTGTCCGCCTCTTGAAGCCCATTACAAGTGTAGGAACGCCCACGGTCCAAACGATCCGTTCCCTGCCTTATCCGCAGGTGGTCAGCTTCATGCTCGCTCCCGATCCGGTGCAGACCCAGCGGGTCAGTAACCAGTTCTCCAGCGGCTTCGGCAGGAAACCGTTCCCGGATCAGGCATTCAAGCCGATGCGTGAGTTCCTGGAGAAGGTGGAGGGGAAGGACGCCGGGTTCTTTTTCCTCAATTGGGGTGGGGCGGTAAGCCGTAAATCTCCTAAATCTACCGCCTTCTACTGGCGCAAGGCCAAATTCTATGTGGAGTGGAACAGCTCCTGGGTCAAGAAATCGGACGCCGCCAAAAATATATTCTACGTCCGCAACACCCGCCGCAAGCTGCAGCCGTTCATCGTAGGAAGCTACATCAACGTGCCTGACCAGGGCATCAAGCCTTCCGGCCCGGTCTATTACGGAACGAACTATGCCAGATTACGCAGAGTCAAGGCGAAATATGATCCCGGCAATGTGTTCAACAACCCGCAGAGCATCCCGCCGGCCCGCACCACAAGCTGA